In the Natronoglycomyces albus genome, GCTGGTGACGGTGTCCTTGGTGTCGCTCATCGCGATTGACCTCACTTCGGTGTGCGGCCGACAGGGGCATACTTGTTCCCTGAATTCTCTCAAGGTGCCTGCTCGTCCGATGGATATCAGGAACCTTAACGATCGTTAAGGGAATGTGGGTTCAGCTTAGCCCAACCGCACGGTAACCCACAAGGTAGGGGCCGGTCAGTGCCAGAATCTTCACTCCGCGCAGCCGCGATAGCGCCCAAGCGGGCCAGCGGACACCATGAGCGCAAACGGGCAAGTGCATTGTAGACGAACAAAGCGCGAATGTGACCCTATAAGTGGACAAAAATATGCCCCTGAGCAGCGAATTGACGTGAAATCTCCGAATGCGCAAAGATTCTTGAAAAAGATCGTCAACCATGCATCTCTATGGCCTCCCCGCCGCGTCGTACTGACAGACGACTTGTCGCCGCGCTGCGAAGGACAACTTCACGGCCCGGCCCACACGCTTCACTCGCTGATTTATCAACAATCAGCTCGCCTAAGCCAGGTGGTGGTGAACAAGGAGGACGTCGAATAATCGTGAGGGTGCTTTCGACGTGTTCATCCCAACTGGCTGGGCCCCGATCGAGTGGGGACGGCAAGGAGCTGGCATCGCCAACCTGTGAGGGGGTGCAGCACCTCGGTGCTGCGCGAGGCGAAGCCGCAGGAGAACGTTTGAATTGCGTCGCGAACTCCTGGCTCCAGCCGTCCTCGCTCGATCCGTTTTCCAGCGCGTGTCACCGCACCCCCATACGGTGATCGCGCAGGCTCGCAGATTCCGCCCGGGCCACCGCCGCCGCTAGACTTGAGGAAAGCACACGCAGCGGAGGTGAAGCGGTCCATGTCAATGGCGTTGGTCGGAATCATTATGGCGGTCGCTTTCTGGCTTTATGCCGTCATCGACGTGCTCACGACCGAGCCCGACGACTGCAAAGTCCTGCCCAAGGGAATCTGGGTTGCCATTGTGGTCCTGGTGCCGAAGTTCGGCGGTATGGCCTGGTTCCTGATCGGACGTCCGCGCAAAGACCCGTTCGACCCCGATGCTAGAGCCGAACGCATCGAACGGATGCGCAACCGGATGCGCCTCAACGACGATGCCCCCATCGATCCAGCCCAGGAACGCCGCCGCGCCCAGCGCGAAGCGCTCGAAGAAGAAATGTTCCAACGCCGGTTCCGCCAGCGCGTCGAACAACAACGCAAAAAGACCCGCGACGAACAACCCGACTGACGTGAGGCCGGGGCCGCGCATCGGCGACAAACACGCCTTTGGCCCGCAGCGGGTAGCCCTCTCGCGGGGACGCGCCGCTTTTCGGGTCACCGAGCGGCTGTCTAGACTTACCTAATGTGCCCACCCGCGCCGTGGGGGATGTATCGACCATCCACGCCGTCCGGCTACACCCCAGACGTCATCGTGCTTGCCCTGCTTGTGGCGCTCTCGGCAGCGCTGACATGGCCCTCCCCGGTGGTCGAACTCGACATAACCGCCCGAGACTTCTTTTACGAAAACCGCACCGAGACCCTGACGTTTGCCGCATCGATCCTAGTAAAACTGGGACAAGGCGGCTTCCTCGGTTTCGTGGCGCTGTTCGCGGCGGCCTCGTTGGCACGCAAGCACTTCACGATTCGGCCGATGGTCGCGTTCATGTCCACGCTGCTACTGGTCGGCACGGTCATGGTCCTCAAGTTCGCGACCGGGAGAATCGCTCCGGAGTGGACGCACGACGACTCGGGGGTTCCCCCGTTCGCGCTGTTCGACCAGGTGTTGTTGTTCTCGGACCTGGAACGCACAATGTCGTATCCATCGGGGCACCTGGTGAACGCCGTGGTCTGGTATGGCCTGCTCGTTCTGTTGCTAGGGGAGCTGATGAGGCCGTGGATGCGGTATGCGCTGATTATCGTGCCGCCGATCGCGGTCTTTACCTCGATGATCTACCTGGGCTGGCACTGGGTTTCCGACTGCGTCGCGGGGCTCCTCATCGGCATAGTGATCCTGCGGCTAGTCAAACGAACCCCGTGGGAAACGATCCCCCTGCCGACCTACATTGAGCCGAGGGTCTAGCTGCCCCAGTGCGAAGATCCAAATGTGAAACTGCGGTCAGGTGTCGACAATGAGTGCCAGTTTCGGATATCGCATCTCTCCGGAGTGGCTAGCGTGGACCTGGAGTCGCTTAAGTACGGTGCTTTGATGCAGCGAGAATGTGAACTGAAATTGGCCCTCGAACGCGCAGAAGTTACGGAATGGCGCGACAGAGTCGAAAGTCTTCCCATACCCCAAACTGACCAACGGCGTGAGATCGACTTTGTCCCCGACACGCCTGGTTTCGACTTTCGAAAGGCTGGCCTGCTGCTGCGCTGTCGAGAAGTGCGGCGAGTGGGTACTGGGCCCGATATCCTCGTTTCTTTGAAAGTGAAGCGCTGCGGTGGCGGAGTGGTCCAAGACAACGACGAGTACGAGTTTCTAGTCGGTGACTCCGATTCGCAAGAGTCCTTTAGCCAAATGCAAGTTATCGTGGAACGTTGATTGAGTTTGCGGCTCAGCGACCGATTGCGAGAACCTGAAGGTTTGCACGATTGGCGCGAAACGTGTCTACGTGAGCACAGGCTAACCACCATGCGAGCCTTCATCGAAAAGCAACGTGACGTCTACTCAGACAAGGTCCACGAGATTTGTTTCGACCAGTTCGCGGAGCCTGTCGGCCACTTTATGGAACTTGAGGCGAGGAGTTCTGAGTCCCTTCAGGCTCTCGTCGGTCGACTGGGCCTTGCGGCCTCCGCCATGGACCCGCGACCATATGGCCAGATCATCGAGGAGACGCTACGTAGACACGGACAGCCGCACACACGTACGTGCCTTTTCCAGCGTGAATGATACGGCAGCAGGGTTGATTCTGGAATTGTGAGGGCCAAGAACAATTTTATTGGAATTGGGACGATTTAGTTGTTCACATCTGGCCGTAAAGCGGAGCTTCGGTGAGTCGTTACTGTCAAGGCAGGTTGTATCTGCTGGTGTCGTTTTAGGAATTCGACCTACGTCTATATGCGGGCACTTCGGAAAAATCTCGCAATGCGAAGCGACTGGGGCGAATGGGAACTACGTGACTTGGGGGATTTCGTCGTCCGGTTGTCGCAGGCGACGCGCCGGGTGGGTGTGGTTTGGGTCTCAGAGTTACGCCTGGGGCTCATGCATTTGCGGCGACACGCCACGCCAAAACCGGGTTGGTAGTTGACTTTGGTCGATTCGTCATGGATAGTTCCGTGCTATCCGATGTGACGCGTAGGCGCCGATGTTTCAGATGGGGCCGGTTTCCAAAGGAAACCTTGGCGGGCAGTCGATGCCCGCCACCCACTGGACGCGGTTCGCTTCTGGGGAGGAGCGCCGTCACCAGGAACTCTGCACCGCCACACCGTAGCGACAACCCGTCGGCCTAAGGCCACGACATCGCAAAGGTGAACCGCGATCAGCCGCCAACGGGCGAGCCGTGAGTCAGGAGCAGAGTCAAGCCCGACCATCGATAGGGCTGCAACAAAAAGCCCATCGCTGAGATGGGCCCGAACTGAATATGACAAATGCATATGGAAGCGGGTGGTCCGCAGGACCCTCGTTCGCAAAAACTAGTTCTCGCGGACCACCCTCACAGCATCAAGAAACGGAGTTCGTAATGCTACGAACCACCATACGCTGCCGCGCACCCAAAAACACGCACCAAACACCGACATTTTCACACCGCTGCCACCCGCACACGCGCTTCGTGATGCGGGTAAACGTGCTGCTTGCTGGCGGTGTGCGATGAACAATTCGACGCACTCGACGGCATCGCAACCCACGTACTCAACAGCTTCCGAACCCGTCAAGACCACCAGCGACCACGTGGTCGAATTCCGGTTCGGCCCGGGGCGATACATGGTCTCGCCGCATCCCGAACGCGGCTCAGCCTTCTCCCTGAACCTGCAAGGGCAATCGCTAGTCATCCCGGTGGCCACCATCCGCGTCTCTGGCGGGCGGTTCACTGAAGTGGATTGGGAGACGCCGTTTCTGGCGCGTTCGCCTGAATGGAAGGACGCCATTCTTAACCAGGTGTCGCAAAACCTGGCCGAGTCCTTGCTTGGTGGTGCCTCATGAGTGGCAGGTTTCCGCGTATCCCGGCGATGCGTTCGGCCAATGGCCACCCAATGCGTTCGGTTAATGGCCAGTCCGCGCCAGCGGCTATCACTGGCAGGCTTTCAAAGTTGGATCTGCTTGGTGTGCACCTGGAGCCGGGGAAGTTCTACGGCCGGTTCCTCAGCGACGGGCATTACTACTACCTGTATGGCTCCTGGAAAGGCGATTCTGTTGCCGTGCACCGGGAGGAATCGCGCGAGGGCGACCCGATCGTGCGCGCCTATGTGTTGCCTTCGAGGGCCTGGTGGATCAACTACCTGGTCTTCGGAGAGTCAGCTTATGGACTGAAGCGTTTCGCAGAGAACTTCTTGACCTACGCGATGAGCCATCCAGACCTAGGGAAGTAGGCCCCGGGTTTCGGGCCGCAAAAAAGCAGACCCGAAACCTCACGGCACGGGCCTGCTCGATCTGGTTCAGTCCTGATTGAACAGGTACCGACCATATTCTTGCCAACCACAATCGTTATCCGCAGATGCGCTCCCGCACTACAGAAAAGCGGGCTGCCGCATCGCACCAAAGGCTTACCAACCAGGTAAGCGAAGCGAGTACCAGCTGGATGCTCGTATCACCGCTGTGGATAGGGCGGCCCTGACAGTGAAGCTGACTGTCGGTCAAGATTGGCCCTATCGTAACGGCACCGACCCCCGTTGGGTGGGATATCTCGACTCACGAGAACGCGTGTCGCTCTAGACGAAGCGCGCCTCACCGAGTCAAGACAGCGCACCGTA is a window encoding:
- a CDS encoding PLD nuclease N-terminal domain-containing protein, which codes for MSMALVGIIMAVAFWLYAVIDVLTTEPDDCKVLPKGIWVAIVVLVPKFGGMAWFLIGRPRKDPFDPDARAERIERMRNRMRLNDDAPIDPAQERRRAQREALEEEMFQRRFRQRVEQQRKKTRDEQPD
- a CDS encoding phosphatase PAP2 family protein, producing MCPPAPWGMYRPSTPSGYTPDVIVLALLVALSAALTWPSPVVELDITARDFFYENRTETLTFAASILVKLGQGGFLGFVALFAAASLARKHFTIRPMVAFMSTLLLVGTVMVLKFATGRIAPEWTHDDSGVPPFALFDQVLLFSDLERTMSYPSGHLVNAVVWYGLLVLLLGELMRPWMRYALIIVPPIAVFTSMIYLGWHWVSDCVAGLLIGIVILRLVKRTPWETIPLPTYIEPRV